One Mus musculus strain C57BL/6J chromosome X, GRCm38.p6 C57BL/6J DNA window includes the following coding sequences:
- the Samt1c gene encoding uncharacterized protein LOC625650 isoform X1, whose product MDQLIVDTRRFINEKDCIYKLSGLLSSLAAFMLEVLIASILSWRLWEFDSNVVQFVSFGLFEAYYPQQFNISGTLTKMLVYTPIDSTWNISTEFMYAQNLVVWAILMKPVVLVFCVMAIKISCTKNPLVEMQIYCYKISALILSVSSMFTFVSVIWNHMVDFYGHTTLDFPSDFPVKKEALTSKHLTVVLPVGLLIATMSLFGVIMFLSEISDLKLKRPVKANDASKMGLLDA is encoded by the exons ATGGATCAACTCATCGTTGATACTCGGAG ATTTATCAATGAGAAGGACTGCATCTACAAGCTGAGTGGCCTCCTTAGCAGCTTAGCAGCTTTCATGCTTGAAGTACTTATTGCAAGCATCTTATCCTGGCGCCTATGGGAATTTGACAGCAATGTTGTGCAGTTTGTGTCCTTTGGCCTGTTTGAAGCATATTACCCTCAGCAGTTTAACATCTCTGGAACACTAACCAAGATGCTGGTATACACCCCTATTGATTCAACTTGGAACATTTCAACTGAATTTATGTATGCTCAGAACCTGGTAGTATGGGCCATTTTGATGAAGCCTGTGGTTCTGGTTTTCTGTGTAATGGCCATTAAAATCAGCTGCACGAAGAACCCACTAGTGGAGATGCAGATATATTGCTACAAGATCTCTGCCTTAATTTTGTCTGTTAGCAGCATGTTCACATTTGTTTCTGTGATCTGGAACCACATGGTAGATTTTTATGGCCACACCACTCTTGACTTTCCATCTGATTTTCCTGTTAAGAAAGAAGCTTTAACAAGCAAACATTTAACTGTGGTGTTACCAGTAGGCCTCCTTATAGCCACCATGTCACTCTTTGGTGTGATCATGTTTCTCTCTGAGATAAGCGATTTGAAACTAAAGCGTCCTGTGAAGGCCAATGATGCTTCCAAAATGGGCCTTCTAGATGCGTGA
- the Samt1c gene encoding uncharacterized protein LOC625650, producing MDQLIVDTRSVIYRFINEKDCIYKLSGLLSSLAAFMLEVLIASILSWRLWEFDSNVVQFVSFGLFEAYYPQQFNISGTLTKMLVYTPIDSTWNISTEFMYAQNLVVWAILMKPVVLVFCVMAIKISCTKNPLVEMQIYCYKISALILSVSSMFTFVSVIWNHMVDFYGHTTLDFPSDFPVKKEALTSKHLTVVLPVGLLIATMSLFGVIMFLSEISDLKLKRPVKANDASKMGLLDA from the exons ATGGATCAACTCATCGTTGATACTCGGAG TGTCATCTACAGATTTATCAATGAGAAGGACTGCATCTACAAGCTGAGTGGCCTCCTTAGCAGCTTAGCAGCTTTCATGCTTGAAGTACTTATTGCAAGCATCTTATCCTGGCGCCTATGGGAATTTGACAGCAATGTTGTGCAGTTTGTGTCCTTTGGCCTGTTTGAAGCATATTACCCTCAGCAGTTTAACATCTCTGGAACACTAACCAAGATGCTGGTATACACCCCTATTGATTCAACTTGGAACATTTCAACTGAATTTATGTATGCTCAGAACCTGGTAGTATGGGCCATTTTGATGAAGCCTGTGGTTCTGGTTTTCTGTGTAATGGCCATTAAAATCAGCTGCACGAAGAACCCACTAGTGGAGATGCAGATATATTGCTACAAGATCTCTGCCTTAATTTTGTCTGTTAGCAGCATGTTCACATTTGTTTCTGTGATCTGGAACCACATGGTAGATTTTTATGGCCACACCACTCTTGACTTTCCATCTGATTTTCCTGTTAAGAAAGAAGCTTTAACAAGCAAACATTTAACTGTGGTGTTACCAGTAGGCCTCCTTATAGCCACCATGTCACTCTTTGGTGTGATCATGTTTCTCTCTGAGATAAGCGATTTGAAACTAAAGCGTCCTGTGAAGGCCAATGATGCTTCCAAAATGGGCCTTCTAGATGCGTGA
- the Gm15143 gene encoding uncharacterized protein Gm15143, protein MDQLIVDTLRFINENDCIYKLSGLLSSLAAFMLEVLIASILSWRLWEFDSNVVQFVSFGLFEAYYPQQFNISGTLTKMLVYTPIDSTWNISTEYMYAQNLVVWAILMKPVVLVFCVIAIKISCTKNPLVEMQIYCYKISALILSVSSMFAFVSVIWNHMVDFYGHTTLDFPSDFPVKKEALTSKHLTVVLPVGLLIATMSLFGVIMFLSEISDLKLKRPVKANDASKMGLLDA, encoded by the coding sequence ATTTATCAATGAGAATGACTGCATCTACAAGCTGAGCGGCCTCCTTAGCAGCTTAGCAGCTTTCATGCTTGAAGTACTTATTGCAAGCATCTTATCCTGGCGCCTATGGGAATTTGACAGCAATGTTGTACAGTTTGTGTCCTTTGGCCTGTTTGAAGCATATTACCCTCAGCAGTTTAACATCTCTGGAACACTAACCAAGATGCTGGTATACACCCCTATTGATTCAACTTGGAACATTTCAACTGAATATATGTATGCTCAGAACCTGGTAGTATGGGCCATTTTGATGAAGCCTGTGGTTCTGGTTTTCTGTGTAATAGCCATTAAAATCAGCTGCACGAAGAACCCACTAGTGGAGATGCAGATATATTGCTACAAGATCTCTGCCTTAATTTTGTCTGTTAGCAGCATGTTCGCATTTGTTTCTGTGATCTGGAACCACATGGTAGATTTTTATGGCCACACCACTCTTGACTTTCCATCTGATTTTCCTGTTAAGAAAGAAGCTTTAACAAGCAAACATTTAACTGTGGTGTTACCAGTAGGCCTCCTTATAGCCACCATGTCACTCTTTGGTGTGATCATGTTTCTCTCTGAGATAAGCGATTTGAAACTAAAGCGTCCTGTGAAGGCCAATGATGCTTCCAAAATGGGCCTTCTAGATGCGTGA